The Syngnathus typhle isolate RoL2023-S1 ecotype Sweden linkage group LG11, RoL_Styp_1.0, whole genome shotgun sequence genome contains a region encoding:
- the si:dkey-28n18.9 gene encoding sorting nexin-6, protein MMEEVKEEAPLSVHGHSIKVAEVLQDGDALTFLIVSQKLSGTGEYHVDRTYEDFEWLQQNLFNQEDVPGIQGVIFPPLPAKAQMNTTPKATRQLGFLGLEEFKPYCAALENYLHQVAAHNLLRKNKALEIFLTSSDPPGRQKARRNIFNRLSQAVEEMRKEGHKDVDEFFQSKRDVNLSLTGCIKNTVDKFLDLVQTEQKIAVACEHFATALHLCVESDDDPDKAAFTKICVKLSDVFESMKNSMASVAENDVSTLGLGLDLQSRYQEAEKEMLFRRTCKLVELETALKNAEKAKPVKKAALEEVKKTVETEFNHVCKVAKQEIEHFEDARVKMLQQALVKWCEKQLRTAREIAEQYDQHLQAFRAM, encoded by the exons ATGATG gaAGAAGTGAAAGAAGAGGCACCTTTGAGTGTTCATGGACATAGCATTAAAGTTGCAGAGGTTCTACAAGATGGAGACGCACTTACCTTTCTCATTGTCTCTCAAAAA CTGTCCGGGACCGGGGAGTACCACGTGGATCGGACCTATGAGGACTTTGAATGGCTACAGCAGAACCTGTTCAACCAAGAGGATGTCCCTGGGATACAGGGAGTCATA tttcctcctcttcctgcaaAGGCTCAGATGAACACAACACCAAAGGCCACCAGACAGCTTg GTTTCCTTGGTTTGGAAGAGTTTAAGCCATATTGTGCAGCACTGGAGAATTACCTCCACCAAGTGGCAGCACACAACCTACTCAGAAAAAACAAAGCTTTGGAGATCTTCCTCACCAGCTCTGAT CCGCCTGGTCGACAGAAAGCCAGGAGAAACATTTTCAATCGCTTGAGTCAAGCTGTGGAAGAAATGAGAAAAGAAGGCCACAAG GATGTTGACGAATTCTTTCAATCTAAACGGGACGTCAATCTTTCTCTAACCGGCTGCATCAAAAACACGGTGGAT AAATTCCTGGATCTGGTGCAAACTGAGCAAA AAATAGCAGTGGCCTGTGAGCACTTTGCAACTGCCCTGCATCTGTGTGTGGAATCGGATGATGATCCTGACAAAGCAGCTTTTACTAA GATTTGTGTAAAATTATCAGACGTCTTTGAGTCAATGAAg aatagcATGGCAAGTGTTGCTGAAAATGATGTGAGCACTCTCGGACTTGGCCTGGATTTGCAGTCACGCTATCAGGAAGCAGAAAAA gagatgcttttcagaagGACCTGTAAGCTAGTAGAGTTGGAAACTGCCCTAAAGAATGCTGAGAAGGCCAAACCAGTCAAGAAGGCTGCT TTGGAGGAGGTGAAAAAAACAGTGGAGACCGAGTTTAATCACGTTTGTAAAGTGGCGAAACAAGAG ATTGAACACTTTGAGGATGCCCGTGTGAAGATGTTGCAACAGGCTCTGGTGAAGTGGTGCGAAAAGCAGCTACGCACAGCCCGGGAAATCGCTGAGCAGTACGACCAGCATCTCCAGGCCTTCAGAGCCatgtga
- the zc3h10 gene encoding zinc finger CCCH domain-containing protein 10: protein MPDRDSSYLSGGGGSGSNLSEEGGLGSACAIDCRVGSEGGVGSMDGGGSLGNGISFGLGGGAMLNSGLMLDGVCRDFIRNVCKRGKRCRFKHPDFNEVPDLGVQKNEFIFCHDYQNKECLRINCRFVHGTKEDEEYYKKNGELPLALRAKVAARLGLSPTDLPHSRGEVPICRDFLKGECQRGSKCKFRHVQKDYEYDLTGLGVSGLLGAAASVMVSAGSGIGAAGVSGGASVGIPGLVGGVAGNNILGVTCPGMSACRDASVAGVGVSAGVAGVSATVVGVSAGVAGVSAGVGTVSAGVGPVSAPVVSVSAPVVSVSAPAGPSGQRRFDRAPMSVYEPVVESGVFDSASLDSPLEQTALQIKRRRLESLRLADSSVGGHYDLGVQATLPTRPVEYRLLEEENNLLRKRVEELKKQVANLISTNDVLLEQNAQFRGQATVMTAAQTEQTLVPPVGAISSYNHGIAQTHTTLSSTGLQPRPVTQQDLVASTGASAAPPNNAAPPPHLNPEITPLSAALVQTIAQGMAPPVSMAPVAVSVAPVAVSMSMTQPLPGITMSHATTPMVSYPIASQSMRITTLPHIT, encoded by the exons ATGCCTGATCGTGACAGCTCCTACCTGTCAGGTGGCGGTGGGAGTGGTAGCAATCTAAGTGAAGAGGGAGGATTGGGCTCTGCTTGCGCTATAGATTGCAGAGTAGGTTCAGAAGGGGGTGTTGGAAGCATGGACGGGGGAGGCTCACTCGGCAATGGCATTAGTTTTGGCCTTGGGGGAGGTGCAATGTTAAACTCTGGATTAATGCTAGATGGGGTGTGCAGGGATTTTATTCGTAATGTTTGTAAGAGAGGCAAACGTTGTCGCTTTAAGCATCCCGATTTTAATGAGGTGCCAGACTTAGGGGTGCAAAAGAATGAATTCATTTTTTGCCACGATTACCAGAATAAAGAATGCTTGCGCATCAACTGTCGCTTTGTACACGGCACGAAAGAAGATGAGGAATATTACAAGAAAAATGGGGAGTTGCCACTTGCGCTGAGAGCAAAAGTTGCAGCACGACTTGGCCTCTCACCCACAGATCTGCCGCATAGTAGAGGGGAGGTCCCAATCTGCAGAGACTTTTTGAAAGGGGAGTGCCAGAGGGGCAGTAAGTGTAAATTTCGTCATGTCCAAAAAGACTATGAATATGATCTCACTGGGCTTGGCGTGAGTGGTTTGCTTGGGGCCGCTGCGAGTGTAATGGTATCTGCAGGAAGTGGCATCGGTGCAGCCGGAGTGAGCGGAGGAGCCAGTGTGGGGATTCCGGGGCTTGTGGGAGGTGTGGCTGGAAATAATATTCTAGGGGTGACCTGCCCAGGCATGAGTGCTTGCAGAGATGCAAGCGTCGCAGGAGTAGGCGTCAGCGCAGGAGTGGCGGGCGTCAGTGCGACAGTAGTCGGCGTCAGTGCGGGAGTAGCGGGCGTCAGTGCGGGTGTAGGTACCGTCAGTGCGGGAGTAGGGCCCGTTAGTGCGCCAGTAGTGAGCGTCAGTGCGCCAGTAGTGAGCGTCAGTGCGCCAGCAGGCCCGTCAGGACAGAGGCGTTTCGACAGGGCCCCGATGTCGGTCTACGAGCCCGTAGTCGAGAGCGGCGTCTTTGACTCGGCTAGCCTGGACAGCCCGCTTGAACAGACCGCCCTCCAGATCAAGAGGCGGCGCTTGGAAAGCTTGCGACTCGCAGACAGCAGCGTCGGTGGCCACTATGACCTCGGGGTCCAGGCTACCTTGCCCACACGCCCGGTGGAGTACAGGTTGTTGGAGGAGGAAAACAACCTGCTGAGGAAGAGAGTGGAAGAGTTGAAGAAACAG GTTGCCAACCTCATTTCTACCAATGACGTTCTCTTGGAGCAGAACGCCCAATTCCGCGGTCAGGCAACAGTGATGACAGCCGCCCAGACTGAGCAGACCCTGGTACCTCCAGTGGGTGCGATCAGCTCGTACAACCACGGCATCGCCCAGACTCACACCACGCTGAGCAGCACCGGGCTGCAGCCTCGACCCGTCACCCAGCAAGATCTGGTGGCGTCCACCGGTGCTTCCGCGGCGCCCCCTAACAACGCGGCGCCACCCCCACATCTGAACCCCGAAATTACGCCGCTGTCGGCCGCTCTGGTGCAGACCATCGCCCAGGGGATGGCGCCTCCAGTTTCTATGGCACCGGTGGCGGTGTCCGTGGCTCCGGTGGCCGTGTCTATGTCCATGACGCAGCCTCTGCCGGGCATCACCATGAGCCATGCCACAACGCCCATGGTGTCCTATCCCATTGCCAGTCAGAGCATGAGGATCACCACTCTGCCTCATATTACCTGA